ACGCGAAGAAGGTCGGAAAATACCCGATAAAGCGGAGCCGGTTCAGGCATCTAGACGTGGTCGAGAGGAGGTCTCGAGAGACCCGTAGGTTCTGGGAGGTATGCCTTTAGATGGTTTACTCGATATTTATTCGGATAAATGTTTTAATCGGCGGAAATCATATAACTCTTAGTGCGTTTCATGGAAGACTATGTCATCGAGGTCAAAGACGTTAGCAAGGTCTACAGAAGCGAAGGCGGCGTGGAGACGTGGGCTTTACGAGACGTGAGTCTAAACCTTCGCAGAGGAGACCTCGCCGCCATAATGGGTCCATCGGGCCACGGTAAGTCTACGCTTTTACATATAATGGGCCTACTGGATAGGCCCTCTAAGGGAACGGTTGTGATAGACGGGGTAGATACGAGTAGGCTTTCAGATGCTGAGCTAGCCTATATAAGAGGCGTGAAAATAGGCTTCGTATTCCAGATGTACAACTTGATAAACCGTATAACCGTTTTGGAGAACATCGAGCTTCCCCTAGTGGCTAGGGGGGTTCCTAGGGCTAAACGGATCGCCTTGGCCCGTGAAGCCTTGTTGAAGGTCGAGGGCGACGAGTCTTGGCTCGATAAACGTCCTACCCAGCTAAGCGGCGGTCAGCAACAGAGGGTTGCATTGGCTAGGGCTATAGTACATAATCCCTCGATCATATTGGCGGACGAGCCGACCGGGGCTTTAGACTCCAAGACGAGCATAGAAATCTTACGGCTTTTCCAGAAGCTCAACCGAGAGGGATGTACAATAGTCATAGTGACCCACAGCCCTGAAGTAGCCTCCTATGCCAGAAGAGTAATTTTC
This DNA window, taken from Candidatus Bathyarchaeota archaeon, encodes the following:
- a CDS encoding ABC transporter ATP-binding protein, encoding MEDYVIEVKDVSKVYRSEGGVETWALRDVSLNLRRGDLAAIMGPSGHGKSTLLHIMGLLDRPSKGTVVIDGVDTSRLSDAELAYIRGVKIGFVFQMYNLINRITVLENIELPLVARGVPRAKRIALAREALLKVEGDESWLDKRPTQLSGGQQQRVALARAIVHNPSIILADEPTGALDSKTSIEILRLFQKLNREGCTIVIVTHSPEVASYARRVIFLRDGRIVGEEERG